Below is a genomic region from Streptomyces ferrugineus.
GGCACAGCGGACCGGACGACGAGACAGACCGAGGAACCGAGGAACCGACGCCATGAGCAACGCACTCGCCATCGCCCATGTCACCCAGGCCCTCGCCCTGCTGCTCGCGTCCAACGTGGGCCCGGAGTTCGACGAGGCCGTGAAGGTGGAGCCGCACAAGCCACCGACGGAGCCGCCGGACCACCCCACCCTCAACGTGTTCCTCTACCAGGTCACGCCCAACACGTCGCTGCGCAACAACGACCTGCCGACCCGGGCCGCCGACGGCACCCTGCTGAAGCGGCCGGCCGCCGCGCTGGACCTGCACTTCCTGATCAGCGCGTACGGCGACGAGACGAAACTCGTGGGACAGCGGCTGATCGGCTCCGTGGTGCGGACCCTGCACGAGATTCCGATCCTGCCGAAGGACGTCGTCGAGCAGGCGGGTGAACTGCCGCACCTCGCCGGCAGCGACCTCGCCGAGGCGGCGCAGCGGGTGCGGTTCACGCCGACCGTGATGGACATCGACGAGACGTCGAAGCTGTGGGGCATGCTCCACCAGACGCCGTACGCCCTGTCGGTGGTCTACCAGGCGGCCCTCGTCTTCATCGACGGCCGTGAGACGCCGGCGCCGGCGAAGCCGGTGGAGCGGCACACGGTGCGCGTGCTGCCGTTCGGGGCGCCCGGGGCGCCGGTGCCCCCGGGCAGCCCGGCGGAGGCGTCGCGCGACGGTGAGAGCGAGCCCGTCCCCGCCGAGAGCGGGACTTCGGCTTCGGCAGAAGGGCAGGCCCGGAAGGCGCTCGGGAAGGCGCCCGCCAAGTCGGTCGCGAAGGCGCCCGCGAAGACTTCGGCCAAGGCGCCCGCCAAGTCTGCGGCCAAGGCGCCTGCGAATGCCGCCGCGAAGACGCCTGCCCGCGCCCGGAAGGAAGCGCAGTCCGGCAAGGCGGCGCAGTCGGCCAAGCCCGCGCGTGGCGCGGCCAAGAGCACGGGTGCCGTGCCCCCTTCGGACGCGTCACCGGGCTCCACCCCGGCGGGTGGCCCCGAGGGCGCGGAGAGCTGAGGCGGTATGGGGACGACGGGGGAAGGCGAGGACATGGGGACGCAGCGGACGGGCACCGCGAACGCACCGGGCGGCAGCCCGACGCTGACCGCGGAGATCCGGCGCGTCCTGGCCCGTGTCGACGCCCACGCGGCGCGCGTGGCCACACCGGGCACGGCAGCGCGGCCCGAGGACGGCTCCCGCGACCGTGACACGGCCGTGGACCACGTGCAGGACCCGGCGGCCCCCGCGACCGCGCCCCTCGACGCGCTCGTCACCTGCTTCGGTCTCACGGCCTTCGAACGCGACGTCGTCCTCCTCACCGCCGCCTACGAACTGGACCCCACGACCGCCGCCCGGTGCGCCGCCGCCAGCGGTGACCCGGAGCGGGCGTACCCCACCTTCTCGCTCGCCCTGGCCGCCCTCGCCGAACCGCACTGGAGCGCCCTCACCCCCGTGGCACCGCTGCGGCGCTGGCGCGTCGTGGAACTGGACGACGCGTCACGCCTCACCCTGTCCCGGCTGCGGCTCGACGAACGCATCCTGCACTTCCTGCTCGGCTCGCCCTACCTGGACGCCCGGTTGCACGGCCAGTTGCGCCGAACCCCGGTGCCGGAGGAACTGCCGCCGTCGTACGACCTGGCCGCGAACCGGGTCGCCGCCGGCTGGACCACCGCCGCGCGCCCGGACGCGCCGCTGCTCGTCGAGGTGGTCGGCGGCGATCTGCAGAGCCGGGCCGAGATCGCCGCCGCGGCGGCCGCGCGGTCCGGGCTCGGGCTGTACGCGATGAGCGCCGAGGACATCCCCACCGACGCGGCGGAGCGCGACCTGCTCGCCCGACTGTGGCAGCGCGAGGCGATCCTGCTGCCCGCCGCGCTGCTCGTGGAGGTCGCCGAGCTCGACCGTGACCAGCAGGCGGCCACCGAGGCGTTCCTGACCGGGGCCGCCGTTCCCGTCGTCGTGTCCAGCGGCGATCCGCGGCAGTCGGACCGGCCGCACGGCGAGCGGGTGACCGTGCCGCGCCTGGACGACGAGGAGCAACTCGGCCTGTGGGAGGGCGCGTTCCGGGACGTCGTCGACATCGGGGAGGGTGAACTGCGCTCGCTGATCGCACAGTTCCAGCTGCCGCCGCACGTCGTACGGTCCGCCGCGGCCGCCGTACGCCGTGATCTGCCCGGCGAGGACGAGCTCGACGCCGCCGGACTCGCCTGGCGGGCCGGACTGAACGAGGCCCGGATCGGGATGGACGAACTGGGCCGCCGTATCGAGCCCGAGGCAGGCTGGGACGATCTCGTCCTGCACGAGCGGCAGACGAGCGTGCTGCGGGAGATCGTCGCGCATGTGCGGCAGCGGGCCACCGTCCACCAGGAGTGGGGGTTCGCGGCGACGCTGCGGCGCGGCCTCGGCGTCACGGCCCTGTTCGCGGGCGGCTCCGGCACGGGCAAGACCCTGGCAGCCGAGGTCATGGCCAAGGAACTGGGCCTGGACCTGTTCATCATCGACCTGTCGCAGGTGGTCAGCAAGTACATCGGCGAGACGGAGAAGAACCTCCGCAGGGTCTTCGACGCCGCCGAACGCGGCGGCGCGCTCCTGCTCTTCGACGAGGCCGACGCGCTGTTCGGCAAGCGCAGCGAGGTGAAGGACAGCCATGACCGGTACGCCAACCTCGAGGTCAGCTATCTGCTGATGCGGATGGAGGCCTACCGGGGCCTCGCCATCCTCACCACCAACATGAAGAAGGCCCTGGACACGGCCTTCATGCGCCGTATCCGCTTCGTCGTCGACTTCCCGTTCCCGGCCGAGCACGAGCGCGCGGAGATCTGGCGGCGGGTGCTGCCGCCGCAGGCCCCGGTCAAGGACATCGATCCGCAGCTGCTCGCCCAACTGACCGTCGCGGGCGGCTCGATCCGCAACATCGCCCTGTCCGGCGCGTTCCTCGCCGCCGAGGAGAACGACCGGCTGCAGATGCGGCACATGCTCGCTGCGGCCCGCACCGAATACGCCAAGCTGGAACGCCCCTTGACGCCGACGGAGGTCCGCGGATGGGTGTGAACGGGCCACATCGGCAGAGCCCGGCCGGTCGTCCCGAGCCGCGCGAGATCCGCGTCGACATCGGCGAGCTGGTCCTGGACGGCTTCGGCCCGTCCGTGGACCCCGGCCGCGTATCGGCGTCGTTCGAGCGGGAGTTGACCCGTCTCGTACGGGAACACGGGGTGCCGCTCGCCGCGGACGGCGCCGTGACGGTGGACGAGCTGTCGGGACTGCCCCCGATGCCCGCCGGGTTGTCCGCGCGCCGCCTCGGCCAGGAGCTGGCCCGCGCCGTGCACGCGGGGCTCTCGGGCCGTGGGGAGGTGACGCGATGACGACCTCCGCCGCTCAGGACTCCCAGGCGGCCGAGCAGGCCGCCGCCGACCGCCGCCGCAAACGCAAGGAGCGCGCGGCGAAGAACCGCGCACCCGAGCCGAAGAACATCGTCAGCGGGGCCGGACAGCCGCTGGACGCCGGTGTGCGCCGGGAGCTGGAGGAGCAGCTCGGCCACGACCTGGGCTCCGTACGCCTGCACACCGACCGCGACGCGGCCGCCCTCACCGGCATGCTGGGCGCGGACGCGGTGGCGGTGGGCCGGGACATCTTCTTCGGCGAGGGCCAGTACCAGCCGGGCACGGAGCAGGGCCGCGCCCTGCTCGCCCATGAGCTGCTGCACACCATCCAACAGCCCTTCACCAGCGGCCCGTTGACGGCGGGCCGCGATCTGGGCCAGGTCAGCGCGCCGCACGAGGCGGCCGAGCGCGCCGCCGAGGACACCGCCCAGGCCGTGGCGCGCGGTGAGCAAGTACCCGAGATCGCCCCGGAGGCCCACACCCCGGCGTGGATGCGGTACACCACCGTCCACGCCGACCGCAATCGGCTCGAGCACCTCGACCCCGCCACGCTGGTCGACCGCCTCGCCAACACGGTCGTCCGGTCGCTGCGCACCGACCCGACGGACAGCACGCAGCGCGTCCGCGCCGCCCTGGCCCCGCTCTCGGAGGAGCTTCAGGAGCGCGTACTGGACCGCCTGGAGCACCGGCTGCTCACCTCCGAGCACGACTT
It encodes:
- a CDS encoding ATP-binding protein → MGTQRTGTANAPGGSPTLTAEIRRVLARVDAHAARVATPGTAARPEDGSRDRDTAVDHVQDPAAPATAPLDALVTCFGLTAFERDVVLLTAAYELDPTTAARCAAASGDPERAYPTFSLALAALAEPHWSALTPVAPLRRWRVVELDDASRLTLSRLRLDERILHFLLGSPYLDARLHGQLRRTPVPEELPPSYDLAANRVAAGWTTAARPDAPLLVEVVGGDLQSRAEIAAAAAARSGLGLYAMSAEDIPTDAAERDLLARLWQREAILLPAALLVEVAELDRDQQAATEAFLTGAAVPVVVSSGDPRQSDRPHGERVTVPRLDDEEQLGLWEGAFRDVVDIGEGELRSLIAQFQLPPHVVRSAAAAVRRDLPGEDELDAAGLAWRAGLNEARIGMDELGRRIEPEAGWDDLVLHERQTSVLREIVAHVRQRATVHQEWGFAATLRRGLGVTALFAGGSGTGKTLAAEVMAKELGLDLFIIDLSQVVSKYIGETEKNLRRVFDAAERGGALLLFDEADALFGKRSEVKDSHDRYANLEVSYLLMRMEAYRGLAILTTNMKKALDTAFMRRIRFVVDFPFPAEHERAEIWRRVLPPQAPVKDIDPQLLAQLTVAGGSIRNIALSGAFLAAEENDRLQMRHMLAAARTEYAKLERPLTPTEVRGWV
- a CDS encoding DUF4255 domain-containing protein, translated to MSNALAIAHVTQALALLLASNVGPEFDEAVKVEPHKPPTEPPDHPTLNVFLYQVTPNTSLRNNDLPTRAADGTLLKRPAAALDLHFLISAYGDETKLVGQRLIGSVVRTLHEIPILPKDVVEQAGELPHLAGSDLAEAAQRVRFTPTVMDIDETSKLWGMLHQTPYALSVVYQAALVFIDGRETPAPAKPVERHTVRVLPFGAPGAPVPPGSPAEASRDGESEPVPAESGTSASAEGQARKALGKAPAKSVAKAPAKTSAKAPAKSAAKAPANAAAKTPARARKEAQSGKAAQSAKPARGAAKSTGAVPPSDASPGSTPAGGPEGAES